One Bosea sp. 685 DNA segment encodes these proteins:
- a CDS encoding endo-1,4-beta-xylanase: MNEPALPRYDAPSTRRDALLAGAGLVAAGLTASRAAAQPAPIPFGSAAQIETFRADPLYRDALKRYCDVIVPMNDLKWEALRHDRAGFDFSGADELVAFAQSNGQALRGHALLWGEALPQWAKAMTSRAEAERELIRHIEVVVDRYKGRIATWDVVNEVIRFDPRPEPMRDTLWQRLLGPEHVEIAFRTAARVDPKARLVLNDFAFEEPSPLIAARRQTALDLVRKLQDKNIPIHGVGMQAHLYADKPIDAAAVQAFVAALGKLGLDVEVTELDVIDWKLPADAATRDRAAASLVSTYLNAVTTARPPKAIVTWGLSDRYSWIHETFPRQDTAKARPLPLDADYKPKLMMNVLNRYRRSAG; this comes from the coding sequence ATGAACGAGCCCGCCTTGCCCCGGTATGACGCGCCTTCGACGCGGCGCGACGCGCTGCTCGCTGGCGCCGGGCTGGTTGCGGCCGGGCTCACGGCTTCGCGCGCGGCGGCGCAGCCCGCCCCGATTCCATTCGGCTCGGCCGCGCAGATCGAGACCTTCCGCGCCGACCCGCTCTATCGCGACGCCTTGAAGCGTTATTGCGACGTGATCGTGCCGATGAACGACCTGAAATGGGAGGCGCTGCGGCACGACCGGGCCGGGTTCGACTTCTCGGGCGCCGACGAGCTCGTCGCCTTCGCGCAGAGCAACGGTCAGGCCCTGCGCGGCCATGCCCTGCTCTGGGGCGAGGCCTTGCCGCAATGGGCCAAGGCGATGACCAGCCGCGCTGAGGCCGAACGCGAATTGATCCGCCATATCGAGGTGGTGGTCGACCGCTATAAGGGCCGGATCGCGACCTGGGATGTGGTCAACGAGGTCATCCGCTTCGATCCGCGCCCTGAGCCGATGCGCGATACGCTCTGGCAACGCCTGCTCGGCCCCGAACATGTCGAGATCGCCTTCCGCACCGCCGCCAGGGTCGATCCCAAGGCGCGGCTCGTGCTGAACGACTTCGCCTTCGAGGAGCCGAGCCCGCTGATCGCCGCGCGCCGGCAGACAGCGCTCGACCTCGTCCGCAAGCTGCAGGACAAAAACATCCCGATCCATGGCGTCGGCATGCAGGCCCATCTCTACGCCGATAAGCCGATCGATGCCGCGGCCGTGCAGGCCTTCGTCGCCGCGCTCGGCAAGCTCGGGCTCGATGTCGAGGTCACCGAGCTCGATGTGATCGACTGGAAGCTGCCGGCCGACGCGGCGACGCGCGATCGCGCCGCCGCCAGCCTGGTCTCGACCTATCTCAACGCCGTCACCACGGCCCGCCCGCCCAAGGCGATCGTGACCTGGGGGTTGAGCGACCGCTATTCCTGGATTCACGAGACTTTTCCGCGGCAAGACACGGCGAAGGCGCGGCCCTTGCCGCTGGACGCCGACTACAAGCCGAAACTGATGATGAACGTGCTCAACCGTTATCGACGGAGCGCGGGTTGA
- a CDS encoding lipopolysaccharide biosynthesis protein, whose product MSPDRSTILTYLTILSGSAGRLVISLVYFLIVANTLTLGEFGLFATASASGLILSRLLAFGFVSPVYRVATVKPRLLGAYLAGFAGLACLSVPVIILAAAGVYLALFADRLALLPFALIIGAEIVGWRLVEVVAIINNGLRRFREAALLVIIGSSLRTLAAILFYLYGHASLAVWAWAYLATTLATALLALAFFLPKLRWRLAHRLYPRRMADALYASAAEIVFYIQAELDKLLVLALAGERTAGLYAIALRVVDLTAMPVRSFNQMLVQKIMQERGLGGGLGRRALIEFGIALISVAGLAAIILLLKPFPGALGRNVSEAAYLFLPMLLVPAFRNLIEYHAELLYARELTGSRIVLLCAVTALKAALVSWVMTRFAAGDAWALWLNAVFGLVYILSAAVTYRLLATAPRTAPSTARPAGR is encoded by the coding sequence ATGTCGCCTGACCGCTCCACCATCCTGACCTACCTCACGATCCTGAGCGGCTCGGCAGGTCGGCTCGTCATCTCCCTTGTCTACTTCCTCATCGTTGCGAATACGTTGACTCTCGGCGAATTCGGTTTGTTCGCGACCGCCTCCGCCAGCGGCCTGATCCTATCGCGCTTGCTGGCCTTCGGCTTCGTCTCACCGGTCTACCGCGTCGCCACCGTCAAGCCGCGATTGCTCGGGGCCTATCTCGCCGGCTTCGCCGGGCTTGCCTGCCTCTCCGTTCCGGTCATCATCCTTGCGGCGGCAGGCGTCTACCTGGCCCTGTTCGCCGATCGGCTCGCGCTCCTGCCCTTCGCCCTGATCATCGGCGCCGAGATCGTCGGCTGGCGACTGGTCGAGGTCGTCGCCATCATCAATAACGGGCTGCGGCGCTTCCGCGAGGCGGCGCTGCTCGTCATCATCGGCTCGTCGCTGCGGACGCTGGCCGCGATCCTGTTCTATCTTTACGGCCATGCCAGCCTCGCCGTCTGGGCCTGGGCCTATCTCGCCACCACGCTGGCGACGGCGCTGCTCGCGCTCGCATTCTTCCTGCCGAAACTGCGCTGGCGCCTTGCGCATCGGCTTTATCCGCGCCGCATGGCCGACGCGCTCTACGCCAGCGCCGCCGAGATCGTCTTCTATATCCAGGCCGAGCTGGACAAGCTCCTGGTGCTGGCGCTCGCCGGAGAGCGCACGGCCGGGCTCTACGCCATCGCGCTGCGTGTCGTCGATCTGACCGCGATGCCGGTGCGCAGCTTCAATCAGATGCTGGTGCAGAAGATCATGCAGGAGCGCGGCCTTGGCGGCGGGCTCGGGCGGCGGGCGCTGATCGAGTTCGGCATCGCGCTGATCTCGGTCGCGGGGCTTGCCGCCATCATCCTGCTGCTGAAGCCGTTTCCGGGCGCGCTCGGCCGCAACGTCTCGGAGGCGGCTTATCTCTTCCTGCCGATGCTGCTGGTGCCCGCCTTCCGCAATCTCATCGAATATCACGCCGAATTGCTCTATGCCCGGGAGCTCACCGGTTCGCGCATCGTGCTGCTCTGCGCCGTGACGGCGCTGAAAGCCGCGCTGGTCTCCTGGGTGATGACGCGCTTTGCCGCCGGCGATGCCTGGGCGCTCTGGCTCAACGCCGTCTTCGGGCTGGTCTACATCCTGTCGGCGGCCGTGACCTACCGGCTGCTGGCTACTGCGCCTCGAACAGCGCCTTCAACCGCTCGACCGGCTGGCCGATGA
- a CDS encoding DUF6492 family protein yields MKPSYAIATPSYAGDIERCRLLCASIDRFVTGHAMHYLLVEDKDVALFKPLAGPRRQVIAESALLPSWLKSRPDPLALGRRRVWTGFRALRRGIPPLRGWHAQQLRKFALPLVSGEDVILFADSDMLFLRPFDLTYLGEGQAVRLYVKPAGITADMSEHVAWCEMAARLLGLPQPAMPSPDYINNLVSWRSDNVRALLTRIEQISGRDWVSAIASQRQFSEYMIYGYFVERVLGLEAAGHTPDGFELCKVYWGGDAGGLASLRSFEDVLDEGQVAVGVQSFIGQPVERLKALFEAQ; encoded by the coding sequence ATGAAACCGAGCTACGCCATCGCCACGCCGAGCTATGCCGGCGACATCGAGCGCTGCCGGCTGCTCTGCGCCAGCATCGACCGCTTCGTCACCGGCCATGCGATGCATTACCTGCTGGTCGAGGATAAGGACGTCGCGCTGTTCAAGCCGCTGGCAGGTCCGCGCCGGCAGGTGATCGCCGAATCCGCGCTGTTGCCATCCTGGCTCAAATCCCGGCCCGATCCGCTCGCGCTCGGCCGGCGGCGGGTCTGGACCGGTTTTCGCGCGCTGCGGCGCGGCATCCCGCCCTTGCGCGGCTGGCACGCCCAGCAATTGCGGAAATTCGCCCTGCCGCTGGTCAGCGGCGAAGACGTGATCCTCTTCGCCGATTCCGACATGCTGTTCCTGCGCCCGTTCGATCTGACCTATCTCGGCGAGGGCCAGGCGGTCCGCCTCTATGTGAAGCCCGCCGGCATCACCGCGGACATGAGCGAGCATGTCGCCTGGTGCGAGATGGCGGCGCGGCTGCTCGGATTGCCCCAGCCGGCCATGCCCAGCCCCGACTACATCAACAATCTGGTGAGCTGGCGCAGCGACAATGTCCGGGCGCTGCTGACGCGTATCGAGCAGATCAGTGGTCGCGACTGGGTCAGCGCGATCGCCTCCCAGCGGCAATTCTCGGAATATATGATCTATGGCTACTTCGTGGAGCGCGTGCTCGGCCTCGAGGCTGCGGGCCACACCCCGGACGGCTTCGAACTCTGCAAGGTCTATTGGGGTGGCGATGCCGGCGGGCTTGCGAGCCTGCGCTCCTTCGAGGATGTCCTCGACGAGGGCCAGGTCGCGGTCGGCGTGCAATCCTTCATCGGCCAGCCGGTCGAGCGGTTGAAGGCGCTGTTCGAGGCGCAGTAG
- a CDS encoding WecB/TagA/CpsF family glycosyltransferase — MVATLSLDLASHANAPAKPGFATRDIGGIGIAVLTRADALAEVGDAMANRRHLKLAFCNAHLVNLAAHDQALRRELAGFLVLADGLGVDLGGWLLHGAGFPANLNGTDFIPGLLAMEKRRLRVALIGGRPGVAARASVRLSLQYPEHRFSVLSHGYFAPSEEAGLLAKLEATPPDLLLVAFGNPRQERWISGRLGAQHCSVAAGVGALFDFLAGEVPRAPEGFRQLRLEWLFRLWLEPSRLWRRYVLGNPVFVLRMLRARLFERRSTR, encoded by the coding sequence GTGGTCGCCACCCTATCCCTTGATCTCGCGAGCCATGCGAACGCCCCGGCCAAGCCCGGCTTCGCCACGCGCGATATTGGCGGCATCGGGATCGCGGTGCTGACGCGTGCTGACGCGCTTGCCGAAGTCGGCGACGCAATGGCCAATCGCCGGCATCTCAAGCTCGCCTTCTGCAACGCCCATCTCGTCAATCTGGCGGCACATGACCAGGCGCTGCGCCGCGAGCTTGCGGGCTTCCTGGTCCTCGCCGACGGGCTTGGCGTCGATCTCGGCGGCTGGCTGCTGCATGGCGCCGGCTTCCCGGCCAATCTCAACGGCACGGACTTCATCCCCGGCCTGCTCGCGATGGAAAAGCGGCGGCTGCGCGTCGCCCTGATCGGCGGGCGCCCTGGTGTCGCCGCCCGCGCCTCCGTGCGCCTGTCCCTGCAATATCCCGAGCATCGCTTCAGCGTGCTCAGTCACGGTTATTTTGCTCCCAGTGAGGAGGCCGGGCTGCTGGCGAAGCTGGAGGCCACACCGCCGGACCTGCTTCTGGTCGCTTTCGGCAATCCTCGACAGGAACGCTGGATCTCCGGGAGGCTCGGTGCGCAGCATTGTTCGGTTGCGGCCGGCGTCGGGGCCCTGTTCGATTTCCTGGCCGGCGAGGTTCCGCGCGCCCCCGAGGGGTTCCGCCAATTGAGGCTGGAATGGCTCTTCCGGCTCTGGCTGGAACCCAGCCGGCTCTGGCGCCGTTACGTGCTCGGCAATCCGGTCTTCGTCCTGCGCATGCTGCGCGCCCGGTTGTTCGAGCGTCGATCCACGCGATGA